The Naumovozyma dairenensis CBS 421 chromosome 11, complete genome genome includes a window with the following:
- the PRP2 gene encoding DEAH-box RNA-dependent ATPase PRP2 (similar to Saccharomyces cerevisiae PRP2 (YNR011C); ancestral locus Anc_6.306) — protein MSGTNNTGDDSNIGKRRVRRTYEVAVEDEQATKPSDAEVQRDKTEVKSRYQPDVVLKKSRYNTNNEPHNNNPPRYKASQSDQKFILQQEYIDNKGFMDIQRKKELLQGNKVKVKDDKRSRQQIWEEKQLRNAVVGSNIDEIKVENSDRYEYVFDTEATIAFTSDQEDELPEEGETLSTEDARLLEELERERSRLLSIQETRKLLPVYQYREPLLKAIRDNQVLIIVGETGSGKTTQLPQYLIEDGYTAGGKYQIGVTQPRRVAATSVATRVSDEMEVILGQEVGYSIRFEDKTTSGKTLLKYMTDGMLLREFLTDRNLTKYSCIMIDEAHERTLATDILLGLIKDILPKRKDLKLLISSATMNSKRFSEFFNDCPIFTVPGRRFPVDIHYTLQPEANYIQAAITTIFQIHTTQKLPGDILVFLTGQEEIESMRENLEEISQKLGSRIKQLLITPIYANLPQEQQSNIFQKTPKDCRKIVLATNIAETSLTIDGIKYVIDPGFVKENSYVPSSNITQLLTVPCSKASVDQRAGRAGRVGPGKCFRLFTKWSYNNELEMMPKPEIVRTNLSHTILLLLSLGVKDLLNFPFLDKPSIPSFTKSLENLYILGALNNKGDITKLGEMMCEFPCEPEFGKVLYSSAIDERCNGTLSECLTIVSMLHETMSLFIGKKKEALSSIMSEVESDHLFYLEIYNQWKGVGYSRTWCQDHKIQFKTLLRVKNIRNQLFNCCKKLGLIDKDKEALESRSNDKEKNSRITKCFISGFATNVAKLGPTGYRTTGKSTGGLSISIHPSSIVFQNYKEKAMKPYKAILYQQLMLTSKEYIRDCIPVPEESWLTEMMPHVFK, from the coding sequence ATGTCCGGTACAAATAATACTGGAGATGATAGTAATATTGGCAAACGTAGAGTTAGACGAACGTATGAGGTAGCTGTTGAAGATGAGCAGGCTACAAAACCTTCCGATGCAGAAGTTCAAAGAGACAAAACGGAGGTAAAGAGTAGGTATCAACCAGATGTCGTACTGAAAAAATCCAGatataatactaataatgaaCCACATAATAACAATCCCCCACGATATAAAGCTTCACAATCCGATCAGAAATTCATTCTGCAGcaagaatatatagataATAAAGGGTTTATGGATATTCAACGTAAGAAAGAACTTCTGCAAGGAAACAAAGTAAAAGTAAAAGATGACAAGCGATCTCGACAACAAATATGGgaagaaaaacaattacGGAATGCAGTAGTTGGGTCTAACATCGATGAAATTAAAGTAGAAAATTCTGATCGATATGAGTACGTTTTCGATACAGAAGCAACTATTGCCTTCACTAGTGATCAAGAAGATGAACTTCCCGAAGAAGGCGAGACTTTAAGCACGGAGGATGCCCGTTTATTGGAAGAGTTAGAGAGGGAAAGATCACGTTTACTATCTATTCAAGAAACAAggaaattattaccagTGTATCAATATCGTGAACCATTATTGAAAGCTATTCGTGATAATCAAGTTCTCATTATTGTTGGTGAAACTGGTTCTGGTAAAACTACTCAATTACCACAATATCTTATAGAAGATGGTTATACTGCAGGTGGGAAATATCAAATTGGTGTTACGCAACCAAGAAGAGTCGCTGCTACATCAGTGGCAACAAGAGTATCGGACGAAATGGAAGTCATATTGGGACAAGAAGTTGGTTATTCTATTCGTTTTGAAGATAAGACCACTTCAGGGAAGActcttttgaaatatatgacTGATGGTATGTTATTACGTGAATTTCTAACTGATAGAAATTTAACTAAATATTCATGTATTATGATTGATGAAGCACATGAACGTACATTAGCTACAGATATATTACTCGGgttaataaaagatatcTTACCCAAGCGGAAAGATCTTAAGTTATTGATCTCTTCTGCTACTATGAATTCCAAAAGATTCtctgaatttttcaatgactGTCCAATCTTCACTGTCCCCGGTAGAAGATTCCCCGTTGACATTCATTATACATTACAACCGGAGGCTAACTATATTCAAGCTGCCATCACAACGATTTTCCAAATCCACACCACACAAAAATTACCTGGGGATATACTAGTCTTCTTAACAggacaagaagaaattgaatctATGAGGGAAAatttagaagaaatatCTCAAAAATTAGGTTCACGTATCAAACAGTTGTTAATCACACCGATCTACGCCAATTTAccacaagaacaacaaagtaatatattccaaaaGACCCCTAAAGATTGTCGTAAGATTGTTCTCGCTACTAATATCGCAGAAACATCGCTAACTATCGATGGGATTAAATATGTCATTGATCCTGGCTTCGTTAAGGAGAATTCATACGTTCCGTCATCAAATATCACCCAATTATTAACTGTGCCATGTTCCAAAGCATCAGTGGATCAAAGAGCTGGTAGAGCAGGCCGTGTGGGACCTGGGAAATGTTTCAGATTATTTACTAAATGgtcatataataatgaattggaaatgATGCCCAAGCCTGAGATTGTTAGGACGAATCTTTCTCATActattttgttgttgttatcGTTGGGAGTTAAGgatttgttgaatttcCCATTTCTGGATAAGCCTAGTATTCCATCGTTCACTAAATCACTGGAGAATCTATATATCCTGGGGGCATTGAATAATAAGGGAGATATTACAAAGTTAGGTGAAATGATGTGTGAATTCCCATGTGAACCCGAATTTGGTAAGGTGTTGTATTCTAGCGCAATCGATGAGAGGTGTAATGGGACATTGAGTGAATGTTTGACTATTGTGTCTATGTTACATGAGACTATGTCATTGTTTATtgggaagaagaaagaggCCTTGTCTAGTATAATGAGTGAAGTGGAAAGTGATCATCTGTTTTACTTGGAGATATATAATCAATGGAAAGGAGTTGGTTATTCAAGAACATGGTGTCAAGATCATAAGATTCAATTTAAGACTCTATTAAgagtgaaaaatattagaaaccaattatttaattgttgCAAGAAATTAGGTCTTATCGACAAAGATAAGGAGGCACTTGAAAGCCGAAGTAATGATAAAGAGAAAAACAGTCGAATAACGAAATGTTTCATTAGTGGATTTGCCACAAATGTTGCTAAATTGGGGCCTACTGGTTATCGAACCACAGGTAAAAGTACAGGGGGACTCAGTATTTCGATTCATCCATCTAGTATTGTTTTCCAGaattataaagaaaaggCCATGAAACCGTATAAGGCGATACTGTATCAACAATTGATGTTAACCTCCAAGGAATATATTAGAGATTGTATTCCTGTACCAGAAGAATCTTGGTTGACAGAAATGATGCCACATGTTTTCAAGTAA
- the GLO1 gene encoding lactoylglutathione lyase GLO1 (similar to Saccharomyces cerevisiae GLO1 (YML004C); ancestral locus Anc_6.305) yields the protein MSNAEDYTIKIDKAHNDPSLTFNHTCFRVKDPQKSVSFYENNFGMKLMGKKDFPDMKFSLYFLSFPKSQWNKNSQGEDDVFSAEGILELTHNWGTESQADLKMNNGNEEPHRGFGHICFSYADVEKACAELEEKGVTFKKKMSDGRQKDIAFVLDPDGYWIEIIQYIKGGESVPRTDVGTKFNHTMIRVKDINKTLAFYQNVLGMKILRKSDHPNAKFTLYFLGYPVKEGENSSSKEGVLEVTHNWGTENDPDFHYHNGNTEPQGYGHICVSCKDAAALCDEIETKYGDKLSWAPKFNQGKLKNIAFLKDPDGYSIEIVPHGLTV from the coding sequence ATGTCAAACGCCGAAGACTACACAATCAAGATCGACAAAGCACATAACGATCCCTCTTTAACTTTCAACCACACATGTTTCAGAGTGAAAGATCCTCAAAAGAGTGTTTCTTTCTATGAAAACAATTTTGGTATGAAATTAATGGGTAAAAAGGATTTCCCTGACATGAAATTTAGCTTGTATTTCTTATCTTTCCCTAAATCTCAATGGAATAAGAATTCTCAAGGTGAAGATGATGTCTTTAGTGCCGAGGGGATCTTAGAATTGACTCATAATTGGGGTACTGAATCTCAAgctgatttgaaaatgaataatgGGAATGAGGAACCTCATCGTGGGTTTGGTCATATTTGTTTCAGCTATGCGGACGTTGAAAAGGCTTGTGCTGAATTAGAAGAGAAGGGTGTTACTtttaagaagaaaatgtcAGATGGTAGACAAAAGGATATTGCATTTGTCTTGGATCCTGATGGATATTGGattgaaattattcaatatattaaagGTGGTGAAAGTGTTCCAAGAACCGATGTCGGAACAAAATTTAATCATACTATGATTCGTGTcaaagatattaataaaacaTTGGcattttatcaaaatgTTCTTGGGATGAAGATCTTAAGGAAAAGTGATCATCCAAATGCTAAATTTACTTTGTATTTCCTTGGTTATCCTGTTAAGGAAGGTGAAAATTCGAGTTCCAAAGAAGGTGTTCTTGAAGTTACTCATAATTGGGGGACAGAAAATGATCCTGATTTCCATTATCACAACGGAAACACTGAACCACAAGGGTATGGTCATATTTGTGTTAGTTGTAAAGATGCTGCTGCCTTATGcgatgaaattgaaactaAATATGGTGATAAGTTGTCTTGGGCTCCAAAATTCAATCAAgggaaattgaaaaatatcgcttttttgaaagatcCAGATGGATATTCCATTGAAATTGTCCCACATGGTTTGACCGTTTAA
- the URK1 gene encoding uridine kinase URK1 (similar to Saccharomyces cerevisiae URK1 (YNR012W); ancestral locus Anc_6.307), giving the protein MVVAEGKGDTTTSHGSPMEQQNSYRPPWTTPYIIGVGGTSGSGKTSVASKIVSSIDVPWTVLISLDNFYKPLDKRDRELAFNNNYDFDEPNAIDLDLAYRCISDLKNGKKAQLPVYSFVNHNRVPGKSITIYGATVIVLEGIYALYDKRLLDLMDLKVYVDADLDVCLARRLSRDIVSRGRDMDGCIRQWQRFVKPNAVKYVKPTMQFADAIIPSINDNRVAVQLLINHINSKLEIKSEQHIRKLVKLGYSDSKPIRDHEKVHELEPTNQVQAIKTMLVTKDLSRDDFIFYFDRMAMILLSNVLNNVSYRNDYELVTPEGIKMENMTTIDFDKIAAINIIRSGDCFVSSLRKTIPNIAIGKVLIQSDSHSGEPQLHCEFLPPNIAENYTKIILTQGQIISGAAMIMAIQVLLDHDVTFDKIIVMVHLATEKGIRRILNAFQNKVDIFIGILVDNKNLKYNKWATTRFIDSNYFGCP; this is encoded by the coding sequence ATGGTTGTAGCAGAAGGCAAAGGTGATACCACCACATCTCACGGAAGTCCGATGGAACAACAAAACTCATACAGACCACCATGGACAACTCCATATATCATTGGAGTAGGAGGTACATCAGGTTCAGGTAAGACTAGTGTTGCATCCAAGATAGTCTCCTCGATTGATGTTCCTTGGACAGTCCTAATATCCTTGGACAATTTCTATAAACCTCTGGATAAACGTGATCGTGAATTGgctttcaataataattatgattttgatgaacCGAATGCTATTGATTTGGATCTAGCGTATCGTTGCATAtcagatttgaaaaatgggaaAAAGGCTCAGCTGCCTGTGTATAGTTTTGTTAATCATAATAGAGTTCCGGGGAAGTCTATTACAATCTATGGTGCTACCGTCATTGTACTTGAGGGTATATATGCCCTTTATGATAAGAGATTATTGGATTTAATGGATTTGAAAGTTTACGTGGATGCAGATTTGGATGTTTGCTTGGCAAGACGTCTCTCGAGGGATATCGTTTCCCGAGGAAGAGACATGGATGGTTGTATTAGACAATGGCAACGGTTTGTTAAACCAAATGCGGTTAAATATGTGAAGCCTACTATGCAATTTGCTGATGCTATAATACCTtctattaatgataatagaGTTGCAGTACAATTGTTGATTAATCACATTAATTctaaattggaaataaaATCAGAACAACACATTAGAAAATTAGTCAAATTAGGTTACTCAGATTCCAAACCAATCCGAGATCATGAAAAAGTTCATGAATTGGAACCTACAAACCAAGTGCAAGCAATTAAGACCATGTTAGTTACAAAGGACTTATCGAGAGATGATTTTATATTCTATTTCGATAGAATGGCAATGATACTATTGTCTAACGTCTTGAATAACGTTTCATATCGTAATGATTATGAATTAGTGACACCTGAGGGGATCAAAATGGAAAACATGACTACTAtagattttgataaaattgcggctataaatattattcgTTCAGGTGATTGTTTCGTGAGCTCCCTAAGGAAAACCATTCCGAATATTGCCATTGGGAAAGTATTAATTCAATCAGATTCACATTCAGGTGAACCTCAATTACATTGTGAATTCTTACCTCCTAATATCGCTGAAAACTATactaaaataatattgacaCAGGGACAAATAATTAGCGGTGCCGCTATGATTATGGCAATACAAGTTTTGTTAGATCATGACGTTACATTCGATAAAATTATAGTGATGGTTCATTTAGCAACCGAAAAGGGCATTAGACGTATATTAAATGCATTCCAAAATAAAGTGGATATATTCATAGGTATACTTGTGGacaataaaaatttgaaatataataaatggGCTACAACGAGGTTCATCGATTCCAACTATTTTGGTTGTCCGTAA
- the PHO91 gene encoding Pho91p (similar to Saccharomyces cerevisiae PHO91 (YNR013C); ancestral locus Anc_6.308) produces the protein MKFSHSLQFNAVPEWSSKYIAYSHLKKLIYSLQKEKLYSVSNPRVLQDEETQPLTATSTGTLYSNDIYISRFIEALDHELKKIDKFYISQETGLVANYNELKDDVAEFENDLINNRMPSLSDAIPRQPFRRRLSSVSSAESNISDDVMSFISTGRPRSSSAVMPASNPGAITDDFYASQSRITAQTTGSGSHILSPFVQHRITLRQRLIALYTQLSELKEFIELNQTGFSKICKKFDKSLDTNIKPIYLETLKTKSHVFKPETLQKILDTITEAIASYAKLCSGTFPFQATTEEEDMEEFKEAEKELATHLRDHVVWERNTVWKDMMNIERKAQNVKSENRNISKYTKRRAHMKEQGQADIESNEELPTTFEEAIKLSPYNYLQLLLQSKAMIRFLFITAIFITALYYSPFDDRSQKNCFAIVIYASFLWATETIPLFVTSLLVPLLIVVFPVLKDPISGDPMIPTQSSQYILSSMWSSVIMLLLGGFTLAAALSKYNIAKVLSTYILASAGTNPHIILLTNMFVALFASMWVSNVAAPVLCYSIIQPLLRTLPRQSTYPKTLILGIALASNIGGMSSPISSPQNIFSIGIMNPPPSWGEWFIISIPVCFVCIIGIWLFLIATFPLESSVKILPSHPIRDPFTLTQWFVSFVSIGTILLWCLSNRISGIFGEMGIISIIPLIIFFGTGLLTSEDFNNFMWTIVILAMGGTTLGKAVTSSGLLSTIATFIRKSVEHEPIFVIVLIFGLAISIIATFVSHTVAAMIVVPLMNEIGSNLPSGDHSRLLIMITVLLCSSAMGLPTSGFPSVTAVSMIDEVGDRYLSVGTFITRGVPASIFSYLVIVTLGYVLMKLVGF, from the coding sequence aTGAAGTTTTCACATTCATTACAATTCAATGCTGTCCCTGAATGGTCATCCAAATATATAGCATATTCccatttaaaaaaattaatatattcgttacagaaggaaaaattatacaGCGTATCGAACCCGCGAGTACTCCAAGACGAGGAAACACAACCCTTAACGGCTACATCTACAGGTACTCTTTATTCAAacgatatatatatttctagATTTATCGAGGCATTGGAtcatgaattgaaaaagatcGACAAGTTTTATATATCCCAAGAAACGGGGCTAGTAGCAAATTAcaatgaattgaaagatgacGTTGCGGAATTTGAGAATGATCTAATAAATAACAGAATGCCCAGTTTGAGTGATGCAATCCCACGTCAACCATTCAGACGTCGTCTAAGTAGTGTTTCCTCAGCTGAATCTAATATATCAGATGATGTCATGTCGTTCATCTCTACCGGAAGACCAAGGAGTTCTTCAGCAGTTATGCCAGCTAGCAACCCAGGTGCGATTACTGATGACTTTTATGCATCACAATCAAGAATTACAGCACAAACTACTGGCTCAGGGTCACATATTCTATCACCTTTTGTTCAACATAGGATTACATTAAGACAAAGATTGATTGCATTATATACTCAATTATCTGAATTGAAggaattcattgaattaaatcAGACTGGTTTCTCGAAAATTTGCAAAAAATTCGATAAATCATTGGATACAAATATTAAACCCATTTATTTAGAGACATTGAAGACAAAATCACATGTCTTTAAGCCAGAaactttacaaaaaatattagataCTATCACTGAAGCCATAGCAAGTTATGCAAAATTATGTTCAGGTACTTTCCCATTCCAAGCTACAACAGAAGAGGAGGATATGGAGGAATTTAAAGAAGCTGAAAAAGAACTAGCAACTCATTTAAGAGATCATGTTGTTTGGGAAAGAAATACCGTTTGGAAGGACATGATGAATATTGAAAGGAAGGCTCAAAATGTAAAGAGTGAAAATAGGAATATAAGTAAATATACAAAGAGAAGGGCTCACATGAAAGAACAAGGACAAGCAGATATCGAGAGTAATGAAGAACTTCCCACCACATTTGAAGAGGCAATCAAACTATCACCTTACAATTATCTGCAATTATTACTACAATCTAAGGCAATGATAAGGTTTTTGTTCATAACAGCTATTTTTATAACTGCACTTTATTATTCACCTTTTGATGACCGCTCACAGAAAAATTGTTTCGCAATTGTGATATATGCCTCCTTTTTATGGGCAACCGAAACCATCCCACTTTTCGTAACATCATTGTTAGTGCCACTTCTAATTGTTGTGTTCCCTGTTTTGAAAGATCCCATTTCAGGAGACCCAATGATACCGACCCAATCATcacaatatattttatcatcGATGTGGTCAAGTGTTATTATGTTATTACTTGGTGGGTTCACATTAGCAGCCGctttatcaaaatataatattgcAAAAGTACTTTCGACATATATCCTTGCCTCAGCAGGAACCAATCCTCATATAATTCTATTAACGAATATGTTTGTTGCCCTTTTCGCTTCCATGTGGGTATCTAACGTTGCAGCACCTGTACTATGTTATTCCATCATTCAACCATTACTACGTACGCTACCAAGACAAAGTACATACCCTAAGACATTGATTCTAGGGATTGCTCTTGCTTCCAACATAGGTGGTATGTCATCACCTATTTCGTCACCACAGAATATTTTCTCCATTGGGATAATGAATCCTCCACCATCATGGGGCGAATGGTTTATCATTTCCATACCTGTCTGTTTTGTCTGTATAATTGGGATATGGTTATTCTTAATAGCCACATTCCCCTTAGAATCTTCTGTTAAAATCCTGCCATCACATCCAATTAGAGACCCATTTACTTTAACACAGTGGtttgtttcatttgtttCCATTGGAACAATTTTACTTTGGTGTCTATCTAATCGTATTTCGGGGATATTTGGTGAAATGGGTATTATTTCAATCATTCCCttaattatattcttcGGTACAGGTTTATTAACATCTGAGGATTTTAATAACTTCATGTGGACAATCGTTATTTTAGCTATGGGTGGTACTACTTTAGGGAAAGCCGTTACATCTTCCGGTTTATTATCAACCATTGCGACTTTCATTAGGAAAAGTGTTGAGCACGAACCTATTTTCGTAATCGTACTTATATTCGGTCTAGCTATTTCCATAATTGCAACTTTTGTTTCACATACGGTCGCAGCAATGATTGTTGTTCCCttaatgaatgaaatcGGGTCTAATTTACCATCCGGTGATCATTCAAGATTATTGATTATGATTACTGTTTTATTATGTTCAAGTGCAATGGGCCTTCCAACTTCTGGATTTCCTTCTGTCACTGCGGTTTCTATGATTGATGAAGTTGGCGATAGATATTTATCTGTTGGTACTTTTATCACTAGAGGTGTTCCTGCAAGTATATTTAGTTATTTAGTCATAGTAACTTTGGGGTATGTGTTGATGAAATTAGTTGGTTTTTGA
- the CSE2 gene encoding Cse2p (similar to Saccharomyces cerevisiae CSE2 (YNR010W); ancestral locus Anc_6.301) — protein sequence MSLQNESLKKIQSILIPQSIQSVQSTDPTISNEASAGAGSNTQVLSSSSSTSSEFVPHIFYSLYQIKKDPSSSTNQLETATGFIRHRLKNCKSLIENNNDCKKLLSKSAEDWESYLQNAELEIQGKRNVLDELKAKINSLSNDKSSQDGAAAQL from the coding sequence ATGAGCttacaaaatgaaagtttgaagaaaattcaatCGATACTTATACCACAATCTATACAATCCGTACAGTCGACAGATCCTACCATATCGAATGAAGCATCAGCTGGAGCCGGTTCAAATACGCAGGTCTTGtcctcatcttcttcaacgTCCTCTGAATTTGTACCGCATATTTTCTATTCATTATATCAAATTAAAAAGGATCCAAGTAGCTCGACAAATCAATTAGAAACAGCCACGGGGTTCATTAGACATCGATTAAAGAAttgtaaatcattaattgaaaataataatgattgCAAGAAATTGTTATCTAAATCCGCTGAAGATTGGGAATCCTATTTACAAAATGCTGAGTTGGAAATTCAAGGTAAAAGGAATGTTttagatgaattgaaagcCAAAATTAATTCGCTATCAAATGATAAGTCCTCCCAGGATGGGGCAGCTGCACAGTTATGA